Part of the Tolypothrix sp. PCC 7910 genome, AAATATGACTTCAAAACAGGCTCAAGCAGTTGCCCAACAATTAGGTGATATTCCTGTCAATGATGAAAAAATACAAGCAGAAATTCAACGATTAAACCGTAAAAGTTTTATTCCCCTAGAACAAGTACAAATGCTCCATGATTGGTTAGATGCAAAACGACAAGCACGGCAGTCTGGTCGTGTTTTAGGAGAGTCGAGAACTGGTAAAACAATGGGTTGTGATGCCTACAGGTTAAGGCATAAACCAAAACAAGAATCAGGGAAACCGCCCAATGTACCTGTTGCTTATATCCAAATCCCTCAAGAGTGCGGTGCTAAAGAGTTGTTTGGAGTAATTATTGAGCATTTGAAGTATCAAATGACCAAGGGAACGGTAGCGGAGATTAGAGATAGAACCATGCGGGTTCTCAAAGGGTGTGGGGTGGAGATGCTGATCATTGATGAAGCTGATCGCTTTAAACCCAAAACTTTTGCTGAGGTACGGGATATTTTTGACAAGTTGGAAATAGCAGTGATTTTGGTAGGAACTGATCGTTTAGATGCAGTTATTAAGCGGGATGAACAAGTTTACAATCGTTTTCGAGCTTGTCATAGATTTGGTAAGTTTTCTGGGGAAGACTTTAAGCGAACAGTAGAAATTTGGGAAAAGAAGGTTTTGCAGTTACCAGTTGCTTCTAATCTTT contains:
- a CDS encoding TniB family NTP-binding protein translates to MTSKQAQAVAQQLGDIPVNDEKIQAEIQRLNRKSFIPLEQVQMLHDWLDAKRQARQSGRVLGESRTGKTMGCDAYRLRHKPKQESGKPPNVPVAYIQIPQECGAKELFGVIIEHLKYQMTKGTVAEIRDRTMRVLKGCGVEMLIIDEADRFKPKTFAEVRDIFDKLEIAVILVGTDRLDAVIKRDEQVYNRFRACHRFGKFSGEDFKRTVEIWEKKVLQLPVASNLSGKTMLKTLGEATGGYIGLLDMILRESAIRALKKGLQKVDLETLKEVAAEYK